A region of Streptomyces sp. TG1A-60 DNA encodes the following proteins:
- a CDS encoding DUF349 domain-containing protein, whose translation MSSDPWGRVDETGTVYVRTADGEQVVGSWQAGSPEEALAYFERKYEGLVVEIGLLEKRVKTTDLSAKDAQAAIDHIREQVDAHHAVGDLNALKVRLDKLVETVEERREQRKQQRAKQSDEARHAKEALVTEAEELARSDQWRAAGERLRALVDTWKGLPRLDRKSDDELWHRFSHARSAFSKRRKAHFAQLDAQREDARKTKEKLVAEAEALSNSTDWGPTAARYRELMADWKAAGRAQREHEDDLWNRFRGAQDVFFAARSSVFAERDAEQAENLKLKEELAGEAEKILPVTDLKAARAAFRSLNERWEAIGHVPRDARPKVEGRMHAVERAIQEAEETEWRRTNPEARARAAGLTGQLQAAVDKLKGQIDQARAQGNNAKADKLQRELDGRQALLDQALKGLQEFGG comes from the coding sequence GTGAGCAGCGACCCGTGGGGCCGCGTCGACGAGACGGGGACCGTGTACGTGCGTACGGCCGACGGCGAGCAGGTCGTCGGTTCCTGGCAGGCCGGCTCCCCCGAGGAGGCGCTGGCCTACTTCGAGCGCAAGTACGAGGGCCTGGTTGTCGAGATCGGCCTCCTCGAGAAGCGGGTGAAGACCACCGACCTGTCCGCGAAGGACGCCCAGGCCGCGATCGACCACATTCGCGAGCAGGTGGACGCGCACCACGCGGTCGGTGACCTGAACGCGCTGAAGGTGCGGCTGGACAAGCTCGTCGAGACCGTCGAGGAGCGCCGCGAGCAGCGCAAGCAGCAGCGGGCGAAGCAGTCCGACGAGGCGCGGCACGCCAAGGAGGCCCTGGTCACCGAGGCGGAGGAGCTGGCCCGGTCCGACCAGTGGCGGGCCGCCGGTGAGCGCCTACGGGCGCTGGTGGACACCTGGAAGGGCCTGCCGCGGCTGGACCGCAAGTCCGACGACGAGCTCTGGCACCGCTTCTCGCACGCCCGCTCGGCGTTCTCCAAGCGTCGCAAGGCCCATTTCGCGCAGCTCGACGCGCAGCGCGAGGACGCCCGCAAGACCAAGGAGAAGCTGGTCGCGGAGGCCGAGGCGCTGTCGAACTCGACCGACTGGGGTCCCACGGCGGCGCGCTACCGCGAGCTGATGGCCGACTGGAAGGCGGCCGGCCGCGCCCAGCGTGAGCACGAGGACGACCTGTGGAACCGCTTCCGGGGTGCCCAGGACGTCTTCTTCGCCGCCCGCAGCTCCGTGTTCGCCGAGCGTGACGCGGAGCAGGCCGAGAACCTCAAGCTCAAGGAGGAGCTGGCCGGGGAGGCGGAGAAGATCCTGCCGGTGACGGACCTGAAGGCGGCCCGTGCCGCCTTCCGCTCGCTGAACGAGCGCTGGGAGGCCATCGGCCATGTGCCGCGTGACGCCCGCCCGAAGGTCGAGGGCCGGATGCACGCGGTCGAGCGGGCCATCCAGGAGGCCGAGGAGACGGAATGGCGCCGCACCAACCCGGAGGCCCGCGCTCGTGCCGCCGGTCTCACGGGTCAGCTCCAGGCCGCCGTGGACAAGCTGAAGGGCCAGATCGACCAGGCCCGCGCCCAGGGCAACAACGCCAAGGCCGACAAGCTGCAGCGGGAGCTCGACGGCCGCCAGGCCCTGCTGGACCAGGCGCTGAAGGGTCTGCAGGAGTTCGGCGGCTGA
- a CDS encoding peptidylprolyl isomerase, producing the protein MVSQEQRRRQLAREKFLRQQQRRTQARRKAHVRNAVIASVLGVILVGSVALYTTDVLRGDDKKDTASAEVTPSASPSKAPDPCEKPAEGKVKELTYKKEPALTIDKTAKYTMDLRTTCGDIGITMDAAKAPRTVNSFNFLVDKGYLDHTKCHRLTTEGIYVLQCGDPQGTGMGGPGYTIPDENLKDASLKGGVYPAGTVAMANQYNAQTKEGRDTGGSQFFLVYQDSQLPPDYTPFGTISEDGMKVLKKIADAGAQAMDPQTYNTAPNATVVINEATVKKS; encoded by the coding sequence GTGGTCAGCCAGGAGCAGCGGCGGCGTCAGCTCGCCCGGGAGAAGTTCTTGCGGCAGCAGCAGCGGCGCACCCAGGCGCGGCGCAAGGCCCATGTCCGCAACGCCGTGATCGCTTCGGTCCTCGGCGTGATCCTGGTGGGCAGTGTGGCGCTCTACACGACCGACGTCCTCAGGGGCGACGACAAGAAGGACACCGCGAGCGCGGAGGTGACCCCGAGCGCCTCGCCCAGCAAGGCGCCGGACCCGTGCGAGAAGCCGGCCGAGGGCAAGGTGAAGGAGCTCACCTACAAGAAGGAGCCCGCGCTCACCATCGACAAGACCGCCAAGTACACGATGGACCTGCGGACGACCTGCGGTGACATCGGTATAACGATGGACGCGGCGAAGGCCCCGCGCACCGTCAACTCGTTCAACTTCCTGGTGGACAAGGGCTACCTGGACCACACCAAGTGCCACCGGCTCACCACGGAGGGCATCTACGTGCTCCAGTGCGGTGACCCGCAGGGCACCGGCATGGGCGGTCCCGGGTACACGATCCCGGACGAGAACCTGAAGGACGCGAGCCTGAAGGGCGGCGTGTACCCGGCCGGAACCGTGGCGATGGCCAACCAGTACAACGCCCAGACGAAGGAAGGCCGTGACACCGGCGGCAGCCAGTTCTTCCTCGTCTACCAGGACAGTCAGCTTCCGCCCGACTACACACCGTTCGGCACGATCTCCGAGGACGGCATGAAGGTCCTGAAGAAGATCGCGGACGCTGGTGCCCAGGCCATGGACCCGCAGACGTACAACACGGCACCCAACGCGACCGTGGTCATCAACGAGGCGACTGTCAAGAAGTCCTGA
- a CDS encoding MBL fold metallo-hydrolase, with amino-acid sequence MLIAGFPAGAWGTNCYLVAPAAGEECVIIDPGHQATQGVEETLKKHRLKPVAVVLTHGHLDHVASVVPVCGAHDVPAWIHPEDRYMMSDPEKALGRSIGMPLMGELTVGEPGDVRELTDGAKLGLAGLELSVAHAPGHTKGSVTFRMPENPEIPSVFFSGDLLFAGSIGRTDLPGGDMAEMLGSLARVCLPLDDSTVVLSGHGPQTTIGQERATNPYLRQVAAGGHQDHGAPGAPRRGM; translated from the coding sequence GTGCTCATTGCCGGGTTCCCCGCCGGGGCCTGGGGGACCAACTGTTATCTGGTCGCCCCCGCCGCCGGTGAGGAGTGCGTGATCATCGACCCGGGCCACCAGGCCACCCAGGGAGTCGAGGAGACGCTGAAGAAGCATCGGCTCAAGCCCGTCGCCGTCGTCCTCACCCACGGCCACCTCGACCATGTGGCCTCGGTCGTCCCGGTGTGCGGCGCGCACGACGTACCGGCGTGGATCCACCCCGAGGACCGGTACATGATGAGCGACCCCGAGAAGGCACTCGGCCGTTCCATCGGCATGCCGCTCATGGGCGAGCTGACCGTGGGGGAGCCCGGCGACGTCAGGGAGCTGACCGACGGCGCGAAGCTGGGGCTGGCAGGTCTGGAGCTGTCCGTCGCGCACGCGCCCGGCCATACCAAGGGGTCGGTGACCTTCCGGATGCCGGAGAACCCGGAGATCCCCTCCGTGTTCTTCTCCGGGGATCTGCTCTTCGCCGGCTCCATCGGACGCACCGACCTCCCCGGCGGTGACATGGCCGAGATGCTCGGCTCGCTGGCCCGCGTGTGCCTGCCGCTCGACGACTCGACCGTGGTGCTCTCCGGCCACGGCCCCCAGACGACCATCGGCCAGGAGCGCGCCACCAACCCGTATCTGCGGCAGGTGGCGGCCGGGGGCCACCAAGACCACGGCGCCCCCGGGGCTCCCCGACGAGGAATGTGA
- the hisS gene encoding histidine--tRNA ligase translates to MSTFQAPKGTYDLLPPDSARYLAVREAIAAPLRNSGYGYIETPGFESVELFARGVGESTDIVTKEMYAFETKGGDRLALRPEGTASVLRAALEANLHKAGNLPVKLWYSGSYYRYERPQKGRYRHFSQVGAEAIGAEDPALDAELIILADQAYRSLGLSSFRILLNSLGDKECRPVYRTALQDFLRGLDLDEDTLRRAEINPLRVLDDKRESVQKQLGNAPLLRDHLCDACKAYHEEVRELLTAAGVTFEDDLKLVRGLDYYTRTTFEFVHDGLGSQSAVGGGGRYDGLSEMIGGPALPSVGWALGVDRTVLALEAEGVELELPATTSVFAVPLGEEARRLLFAKVTELRKVGIAADFSYGGKGLKGAMKNADRSGARYTVVAGERDLAEGIVQLKDMESGEQAAIGVNEIVAELEARLG, encoded by the coding sequence GTGAGCACCTTTCAGGCCCCCAAGGGCACGTACGACCTGCTGCCCCCGGACAGCGCCAGGTACCTGGCCGTCCGCGAGGCCATCGCCGCGCCGCTGCGCAACTCCGGCTACGGCTACATCGAGACGCCCGGCTTCGAGAGCGTCGAGCTGTTCGCGCGCGGTGTCGGTGAGTCCACCGACATCGTGACCAAGGAGATGTACGCCTTCGAGACGAAGGGCGGCGACAGGCTGGCCCTGCGTCCCGAAGGCACGGCCTCCGTCCTCCGTGCCGCCCTGGAGGCCAACCTGCACAAGGCGGGCAACCTCCCGGTCAAGCTCTGGTACTCCGGCTCGTACTACCGCTACGAGCGCCCCCAGAAGGGCCGCTACCGGCACTTCTCCCAGGTCGGCGCCGAGGCCATCGGCGCCGAGGACCCGGCACTGGACGCCGAGTTGATCATCCTGGCGGACCAGGCGTACCGCTCGCTGGGCCTGAGCAGCTTCCGGATCCTGCTCAACAGCCTGGGCGACAAGGAGTGCCGCCCGGTGTACCGGACGGCACTCCAGGACTTCCTGCGCGGCCTGGACCTGGACGAGGACACCCTGCGCCGGGCGGAGATCAACCCGCTGCGCGTCCTGGACGACAAACGTGAGTCGGTCCAGAAGCAGCTGGGCAACGCCCCGCTGCTGCGGGACCACCTCTGCGACGCCTGCAAGGCCTATCACGAGGAGGTGCGCGAGCTGCTGACGGCGGCGGGCGTCACCTTCGAGGACGACCTCAAGCTGGTACGCGGCCTGGACTACTACACCCGTACGACCTTCGAGTTCGTCCACGACGGTCTCGGCTCCCAGTCCGCGGTGGGCGGCGGCGGTCGCTACGACGGCCTCTCCGAGATGATCGGCGGCCCCGCGCTGCCGTCCGTCGGCTGGGCCCTCGGCGTCGACCGCACGGTCCTCGCGCTGGAGGCGGAGGGCGTCGAACTCGAACTTCCCGCCACCACCAGCGTGTTCGCCGTCCCTCTCGGCGAGGAGGCCCGTCGCCTGCTCTTCGCCAAGGTCACCGAGTTGCGCAAGGTGGGCATCGCGGCCGACTTCTCGTACGGCGGGAAGGGCCTGAAGGGTGCGATGAAGAACGCCGACCGGAGCGGTGCGCGCTACACCGTCGTGGCCGGTGAGCGGGATCTCGCCGAAGGCATCGTGCAGCTCAAGGACATGGAGTCCGGCGAGCAGGCCGCCATCGGCGTGAACGAGATCGTGGCCGAACTGGAGGCCCGGCTGGGCTGA
- a CDS encoding vitamin K epoxide reductase family protein: MSKTTVKDVSATVREHTDAVPRTVGGGRAFAFMLMVTGAAGLLAAWVITIDKFKILEAKVAGTTFTPGCSLNPIISCGSVMESKQASVFGFPNPMLGLVAYGIVICVGMSLLAHARFPRWYWLTFNFGTLFGVAFCTWLQFQSLYRISALCLWCSLAWVATIIMFWYVTSFNVRNDFLPAPGWLKRFLGEFTWVLPVTHIGIIGMLILTRWGADLWA; the protein is encoded by the coding sequence ATGAGCAAGACGACAGTCAAGGACGTCTCCGCGACCGTGCGGGAGCACACCGATGCCGTCCCCCGCACGGTGGGCGGCGGTCGTGCCTTCGCGTTCATGCTGATGGTCACCGGCGCGGCCGGCCTGCTCGCCGCCTGGGTCATCACGATCGACAAGTTCAAGATCCTTGAGGCCAAGGTCGCGGGAACGACCTTCACGCCCGGCTGCAGTCTGAATCCGATCATCTCCTGCGGCAGCGTCATGGAGAGCAAGCAGGCGTCCGTCTTCGGCTTCCCCAACCCGATGCTCGGGCTCGTCGCCTACGGCATCGTCATCTGCGTCGGCATGAGCCTGCTCGCCCACGCCCGCTTCCCGCGCTGGTACTGGCTGACCTTCAACTTCGGCACACTCTTCGGCGTGGCCTTCTGCACCTGGCTGCAGTTCCAGTCCCTGTACCGGATCAGCGCGCTGTGCCTGTGGTGCTCCCTGGCCTGGGTCGCGACGATCATCATGTTCTGGTACGTGACCTCGTTCAACGTCCGCAACGACTTCCTGCCCGCTCCGGGTTGGCTGAAGCGGTTCCTCGGCGAGTTCACCTGGGTCCTGCCGGTCACGCACATCGGCATCATCGGCATGCTGATCCTGACCCGCTGGGGTGCCGACCTCTGGGCCTGA
- a CDS encoding replication-associated recombination protein A: METDLFTAAAEERQEKDPAASPLAVRMRPRTLDEVVGQQHLLKPGSPLRRLVGESGGGPAGPSSVILWGPPGTGKTTLAYVVSKATNKRFVELSAITAGVKEVRAVIEGARRATGGFGKETVLFLDEIHRFSKAQQDSLLPAVENRWVTLIAATTENPYFSVISPLLSRSLLLTLEPLTDDDLRGLLRRALSDERGLKGAVTLPEDTEAHLLRIAGGDARRALTALEAAAGAALDKREREIGLTTLEETVDRAAVKYDRDGDQHYDVASALIKSIRGSDVDAALHYLARMIEAGEDPRFIARRLMISASEDIGLADPNALPTAVAAAQAVAMIGFPEAALTLSHATIALALAPKSNSATTAIGAAMEDVRKGLAGPVPPHLRDGHYKGAAKLGHAQGYVYPHDLPEGIAAQQYAPDAINEREYYTPTRHGAEARYADAVEWTRKHLGRKQS; encoded by the coding sequence GTGGAGACCGATCTGTTCACCGCCGCCGCAGAAGAACGCCAGGAGAAGGACCCGGCCGCCAGCCCCCTGGCCGTACGGATGCGCCCGCGCACCCTCGACGAGGTCGTGGGCCAGCAGCATCTGCTGAAGCCCGGCTCACCCCTGCGCAGACTGGTCGGCGAGTCCGGCGGCGGCCCGGCCGGCCCCTCCTCGGTGATCCTCTGGGGCCCGCCCGGCACGGGCAAGACGACCCTGGCGTACGTCGTCTCCAAGGCCACCAACAAGCGCTTCGTGGAGCTCTCCGCCATCACCGCCGGCGTCAAGGAGGTCCGCGCGGTCATCGAGGGGGCCCGCCGGGCCACCGGCGGCTTCGGCAAGGAGACCGTCCTCTTCCTCGACGAGATCCACCGCTTCAGCAAGGCCCAGCAGGACTCCCTGCTCCCGGCCGTCGAGAACCGCTGGGTCACCCTCATCGCGGCGACCACGGAGAACCCGTACTTCTCGGTGATCTCCCCCCTGCTCTCCCGCTCCCTGCTCCTCACCCTCGAACCCCTCACCGACGACGACCTGCGCGGCCTGCTCAGGCGCGCGCTGAGCGACGAGCGCGGTCTCAAGGGCGCCGTCACCCTCCCCGAGGACACCGAGGCCCACCTCCTGCGGATCGCCGGCGGCGACGCCCGCCGCGCCCTCACCGCCCTGGAGGCCGCGGCCGGTGCCGCCCTCGACAAGAGGGAGCGGGAGATCGGCCTGACGACCCTCGAAGAGACCGTCGACCGCGCCGCCGTGAAGTATGACCGCGACGGCGACCAGCACTACGACGTGGCCAGCGCACTCATCAAGTCCATCCGCGGCTCGGACGTGGACGCCGCGCTGCACTACCTGGCCCGGATGATCGAGGCCGGCGAGGACCCCCGCTTCATCGCCCGCCGACTGATGATCTCCGCCAGCGAGGACATCGGCCTCGCCGATCCCAACGCACTGCCCACAGCCGTCGCCGCCGCCCAGGCCGTCGCGATGATCGGCTTCCCCGAGGCCGCACTCACCCTCAGTCACGCCACCATCGCCCTCGCCCTGGCCCCGAAGTCGAACTCCGCGACGACGGCCATCGGCGCAGCCATGGAGGACGTACGGAAGGGGCTGGCCGGGCCCGTGCCGCCGCACCTGCGGGACGGGCACTACAAGGGCGCGGCCAAGCTCGGGCACGCCCAGGGGTATGTGTACCCGCACGACCTGCCCGAGGGAATCGCCGCCCAGCAGTACGCCCCGGACGCGATCAACGAGCGGGAGTACTACACACCGACCAGGCACGGAGCCGAGGCCCGGTACGCCGACGCGGTGGAGTGGACCAGGAAACATCTCGGTCGGAAGCAGTCCTGA
- the rpsD gene encoding 30S ribosomal protein S4, whose product MANQPRPKVKKSRALGIALTPKAVKYFEARPYPPGEHGRGRKQNSDYKVRLLEKQRLRAQYDVSERQLVRAYERASKVQGKTGEALIIELERRLDALVLRSGIARTIYQARQMVVHGHIEVNGHKVDKPSFRVKPDDVVMVRERSRQKPLFEVAREGGFAADGETPRYLQVNLKALAFRLDREPNRKEVPVICDEQLVVEYYAR is encoded by the coding sequence GTGGCGAACCAGCCCCGCCCCAAGGTCAAGAAGTCGCGTGCCCTCGGCATCGCGCTGACCCCGAAGGCCGTCAAGTACTTCGAGGCCCGTCCCTACCCGCCGGGCGAGCACGGCCGTGGCCGCAAGCAGAACTCGGACTACAAGGTCCGCCTGCTGGAGAAGCAGCGTCTGCGTGCGCAGTACGACGTGTCCGAGCGCCAGCTCGTCCGCGCCTACGAGCGTGCCTCCAAGGTCCAGGGCAAGACCGGTGAGGCCCTGATCATCGAGCTCGAGCGCCGTCTCGACGCGCTGGTCCTGCGTTCGGGCATCGCCCGCACGATCTACCAGGCCCGCCAGATGGTCGTCCACGGCCACATCGAGGTCAACGGCCACAAGGTCGACAAGCCGTCCTTCCGTGTCAAGCCGGACGACGTCGTCATGGTCCGTGAGCGCAGCCGTCAGAAGCCGCTGTTCGAGGTCGCCCGCGAGGGTGGCTTCGCCGCGGACGGTGAGACCCCGCGCTACCTGCAGGTGAACCTCAAGGCCCTGGCGTTCCGCCTGGACCGCGAGCCCAACCGCAAGGAAGTCCCGGTCATCTGCGACGAGCAGCTCGTCGTCGAGTACTACGCCCGTTGA
- a CDS encoding DUF948 domain-containing protein, with the protein MSGGEVAGILVAVFWAILVSFLAVALARLAQTLKATTRLVADVTDQAVPLLSDASTAVRSAQTQIDRVDAIASDVQEVTSNASALSTTVASTFGGPLVKVAAFGYGVRRAIGGRREGESAKEQRRTVIVGRTVPGARWSRRNTRKKD; encoded by the coding sequence GTGTCCGGTGGAGAGGTGGCCGGGATCCTGGTGGCCGTCTTCTGGGCGATCCTGGTATCCTTCCTCGCCGTCGCGCTGGCGAGGCTGGCCCAGACGCTCAAGGCGACCACCAGACTCGTCGCGGACGTGACCGACCAGGCCGTCCCCCTCCTCTCCGACGCGTCCACCGCCGTCCGCTCCGCGCAGACCCAGATCGACCGGGTCGACGCCATCGCGTCCGACGTCCAGGAGGTCACGTCGAACGCCTCGGCGCTCTCCACGACCGTCGCGTCCACCTTCGGCGGCCCCCTCGTCAAGGTCGCTGCCTTCGGCTACGGCGTACGCCGGGCCATCGGTGGCCGCCGGGAGGGCGAGTCCGCCAAGGAGCAGCGACGTACGGTGATCGTGGGCCGTACGGTTCCGGGCGCGCGCTGGAGCAGGCGGAACACCCGAAAGAAGGACTGA
- the alaS gene encoding alanine--tRNA ligase, with product MESAEIRRRWLSFFEERGHTVVPSASLIADDPTLLLVNAGMVPFKPYFLGEVKPSFARATSVQKCVRTPDIEEVGKTTRHGTFFQMCGNFSFGDYFKEGAIKHAWELLTSPQGKGGYGLEPEKLWITVYKEDDEAERIWHERIGVPKERIQRLGMRDNYWSMGVPGPCGPCSEINYDRGPEFGVEGGPAVNDERYVEIWNLVFMQYERGEGTSKEDFEILGELPSKNIDTGLGLERLAMILQGVQNMYEIDTSMAVINKATELTGVSYGDAKDSDVSLRVVTDHIRTAVMLIGDGVSPGNEGRGYVLRRIMRRAIRNMRLLGATGPVVKDLIDVVIDMMGRQYPELITDRERIEKVALAEENAFLKTLKAGTNILDTAITETKAGGGGQLPGDKAFLLHDTWGFPIDLTLEMAAEQGLSVDEDGFRRLMKEQRDKAKADARAKKTGHADLGAYREIADTAGETEFIGYADTEGESTIVGILVDGLSSPAATEGDEVEVVLDRTPFYAEGGGQIGDTGRIKADSGAVIEVRDCQKPVPGVYVHKGVVQVGEVTVGAKAHASIDGRRRTAIARAHSATHLTHQALRDALGPTAAQAGSENQPGRFRFDFGSPSAVPTAVMTDVEQKINEVLARDLDVHAEVMGIDEARKQGAIAEFGEKYGERVRVVTIGDFSKELCGGTHVHTTAQLGLVKLLGESSIGSGVRRIEALVGVDAYHFLAREHTVVAQLQELIKGRPEELPEKVSAMLGKLKDAEKEIEKFRAEKVLQAAAGLAESAKDVRGVALVTGQVPDGTTADDLRRLVLDVRGRIQGGRAAVVALFTTVNGKPLTVIATNEAARERGLKAGDLVRTAAKTLGGGGGGKPDVAQGGGQNPSAIGEAVDAVERLVAETAK from the coding sequence ATGGAGTCGGCTGAAATCCGCCGCCGCTGGTTGAGCTTCTTCGAGGAGCGCGGTCACACCGTCGTCCCTTCGGCGTCGCTCATCGCGGACGACCCGACTCTGCTCCTGGTCAATGCGGGCATGGTCCCGTTCAAGCCGTACTTCCTCGGTGAGGTCAAGCCCTCTTTCGCCCGCGCCACCAGCGTGCAGAAGTGCGTTCGTACGCCGGACATCGAAGAGGTCGGCAAGACCACCCGGCACGGCACGTTCTTCCAGATGTGCGGCAACTTCTCCTTTGGCGACTACTTCAAGGAAGGCGCCATCAAGCACGCCTGGGAGCTGCTCACCAGCCCCCAGGGCAAGGGCGGTTACGGCCTGGAGCCGGAGAAGCTCTGGATCACCGTCTACAAGGAGGACGACGAGGCCGAGCGCATCTGGCACGAACGGATCGGCGTGCCCAAGGAGCGCATCCAGCGCCTCGGCATGAGGGACAACTACTGGTCCATGGGCGTCCCCGGCCCATGCGGCCCCTGCTCCGAGATCAACTACGACCGCGGTCCCGAGTTCGGCGTCGAGGGCGGCCCGGCCGTCAACGACGAGCGGTACGTGGAGATCTGGAACCTGGTCTTCATGCAGTACGAGCGCGGCGAGGGCACCTCCAAGGAGGACTTCGAGATCCTCGGCGAGCTGCCCAGTAAGAACATCGACACGGGCCTCGGCCTGGAGCGCCTCGCCATGATCCTGCAGGGCGTGCAGAACATGTACGAGATCGACACCTCGATGGCCGTCATCAACAAGGCCACCGAACTCACCGGTGTCTCGTACGGCGACGCCAAGGACTCCGACGTCTCCCTGCGCGTGGTCACCGACCACATCCGCACCGCCGTGATGCTCATCGGCGACGGCGTGAGCCCCGGCAACGAGGGCCGGGGCTACGTCCTGCGCCGCATCATGCGCCGCGCCATCCGCAACATGCGGCTGCTCGGCGCCACCGGCCCGGTCGTCAAGGACCTCATCGACGTCGTCATCGACATGATGGGCCGGCAGTACCCCGAACTCATCACCGACCGTGAGCGCATCGAGAAGGTCGCCCTCGCCGAGGAGAACGCCTTCCTCAAGACGCTGAAGGCCGGCACGAACATCCTCGACACGGCCATCACCGAGACCAAGGCCGGCGGCGGCGGGCAGCTCCCCGGCGACAAGGCCTTCCTGCTCCACGACACCTGGGGCTTCCCGATCGACCTCACTCTGGAGATGGCCGCCGAACAGGGCCTCTCCGTGGACGAGGACGGCTTCCGACGCCTGATGAAGGAGCAGCGGGACAAGGCCAAGGCCGACGCCCGCGCCAAGAAGACCGGCCACGCCGACCTCGGTGCCTACCGCGAGATCGCCGACACCGCCGGCGAGACCGAGTTCATCGGCTACGCGGACACCGAGGGCGAGTCCACGATCGTCGGTATCCTCGTCGACGGTCTGTCCTCGCCCGCCGCCACCGAGGGCGACGAGGTCGAGGTCGTCCTCGACCGCACCCCGTTCTACGCTGAGGGCGGCGGCCAGATCGGCGACACCGGCCGGATCAAGGCCGACTCCGGTGCCGTCATCGAGGTCCGCGACTGCCAGAAGCCGGTCCCGGGCGTGTACGTCCACAAGGGCGTCGTCCAGGTCGGTGAAGTGACGGTCGGCGCCAAGGCCCACGCCTCGATCGACGGCCGCCGTCGCACGGCCATCGCCCGCGCCCACTCGGCCACGCACCTCACCCACCAGGCCCTGCGCGACGCCCTCGGCCCGACGGCCGCCCAGGCCGGCTCCGAGAACCAGCCGGGCCGCTTCCGCTTCGACTTCGGCTCCCCGTCCGCCGTTCCGACGGCCGTGATGACCGACGTCGAGCAGAAGATCAACGAAGTGCTCGCCCGCGACCTGGACGTACACGCCGAGGTCATGGGCATCGACGAGGCCAGGAAGCAGGGCGCCATCGCCGAGTTCGGCGAGAAGTACGGCGAGCGCGTCCGTGTCGTCACCATCGGCGACTTCTCCAAGGAGCTGTGCGGCGGCACGCACGTCCACACCACCGCCCAGTTGGGCCTGGTGAAGCTTCTCGGCGAGTCCTCGATCGGCTCCGGTGTGCGCCGTATCGAGGCCCTGGTCGGTGTCGACGCCTACCACTTCCTCGCCCGTGAGCACACGGTCGTCGCCCAGCTGCAGGAGCTGATCAAGGGCCGACCGGAGGAGCTTCCGGAGAAGGTTTCGGCCATGCTCGGCAAGCTGAAGGACGCCGAGAAGGAGATCGAGAAGTTCCGCGCCGAGAAGGTGCTCCAGGCCGCCGCCGGTCTCGCCGAGTCCGCCAAGGACGTACGCGGCGTTGCTCTGGTGACCGGTCAGGTCCCGGACGGCACGACCGCCGACGACCTCCGCAGGCTGGTGCTCGACGTGCGCGGACGCATCCAGGGCGGCCGGGCC